Part of the Henckelia pumila isolate YLH828 chromosome 2, ASM3356847v2, whole genome shotgun sequence genome is shown below.
CTAAGATAATCATCTTTTTTCAGTATTAGGAGCCTTGACTCTGATATGCTTAACTGATCAGTGAGAAACTTATATGCAAATGACCCTTCCTGGATTCCTATTGGATCTGAACTAGAGATCAAGGATTCGATTCCTTGAATTCTTGATGAAAGCTGTCGCACTATTAGTATTGATGTCAAACTAGCTGTTAGCTCGAAATTCAGCTACTGAGGTGTGAGGCCATAAAGATACTGAGGTGTATTTTTGTAATTGTCCATCACTACAACACAGGTGGCAGATTAAAATTCAGCTAAATAACCCACGAGCAACAATTTTAGAGATAAACCAGAAGTGCGAAAACAAGCAACCTCCCATAATTTGTGTTCCCTTAAAAtgatgataaaatattaataataccATCTATGAGCCCAATTCAGAGCCATTGCCTTAAACTTTAACAAGAAACTATTGAAACACATATTCCTACTTCTGTTCCGAGTAACAAGAAACCAGCTAAAGTAACATAATTTTTCCATAGACAAACTTAGTAATGCCCATCTTTAATTTAGCTATTTTTCCAATTACCATACAAAACACAGTTTTTTCCATCCAAAGAACGAGTTTTCACATTATTACTCGAGAATTTGAGGCAACTAAGAACATAAACCCGCACGCAGAAACATCTCATAAGTCCTCCGCACAcaccaaaaacaataaaaacaaaagacCCAAGAATTTCACAAAGATGATGGCTAAATTCTCAATATCCCAACAATAATAATACAACCGAAATCCTTAAAAAGGGCAAAGGAGAAATGTTCCTCACATCCATCTATGAGATTTTCTTGTCTTACCTGTTTAGATATGTGGTCGTAGGATTTCTGCACCACTGGAGACCTGAACCCTCATCTCCTTGAGGCGACGCTTCTTCTTGGCTTAGCAAAGACTACGAGCTTCAAATTACGCAGAAAAGCAGCAGCATAGTTGCTACACACATCTCGATTTTCGATGGTTGTGGATGAAATAGGCGACGACAGTAAAGAAGATGAAGAAGCCCTGAGGTTCTCAGTTCGAACCCATTGATTCTAGATGGAGCGATGAATGAGAATCGGTTTCCTTGTTGATTTCTGCGATGGAGAGTCGAGAGAGATTGCGAATCCGATTATGGGTGAGAGAATGAGAGAAGCGGGATTGAAAGATGGTCCAATTGTCAACTAAcgggttaattttttttaacggGTTGACTTGTTTCGTATGAGACCGTCTTAAAGGGTTTGTcataaaactaataaaaaataaataaaaaaagtgGCCGATCTTCTTGAATGCCACTCACATCATCATCAGCATACAATGGACTCCACATTATCAGAATTTCCCATCGGCCCCCAATTCACTTAAACTTTTCAAGGAGATTGTTGAAAGAGAGCGTGTGCCTCGACATGGACGGCGGCGGGATAGATTCCGATGGCCGTGAATTCAAGAATCCACAGGAGATGTGGCGTGAAGAGGTGGGAGAATCTGACCCTCTGAAGAAAGCCCAGTGGTACTCCCAAGGCGTCGGCTACTGGCAAGTATGCTGCCCCAACCCTTTTGTTTCAATCAAACTTGTGTGTTTGTGTTCAAAGTTTTCAATTTCTACTTTGTTTTGGTCCGTAGGGTGTGGAGGCAACGATGGATGGAGTGATGGGAGGCTACGCAAACATCAACGAACCTGATATAGAGGCTAGTGAGTCGTTCTTGAACGCGCTTTTGAGTGAGAGATTTCCTAATGCTGGCAGAGGTGTAAGGCTCGTTGCTCTTGGTACCTTCATCCTCTTGTAGATTTGTAAAATACTTGTATTTTACATTAGATCTTGCTTCAGCAAACATCTTTTCACTGAAATTGAGCTCACCATTTATCTATTGAATAACTCAGTCGAGGTTTCTATTTCTAAGCTCTGTTTTTTGTGGAAAACCAAGTAGGTAGCTGCATCTAAAAGTTGGTTAGGGTCTTTGCTTGAATGCTTATTCAACTAATATTGTGATTCTTTGTAACATTTTGCTCTCATACTATTTAGTTAAACAATCTGTCATTCACTGGCTGCTATGTTAAAATTGACGGTTTCTGCAAATCCTGGTAGATTGTGGCGCGGGAATTGGGAGGATATCCAAGAACCTTCTTATCAGATATTTCAAGGAGGTAGTTCTCCTAAGCTTTGTGTACATATTGCTTTACGTGGTGCATCTGAATTGCCATTACCATGAATTGCCATTACCATGTTATTCCAGGCACACTACATGATGCAATGAATTAATTCTTTTCATTCGTTTTTTTTCCTCGTGCTTTTATGACATCGTATTATTGTTTTTCATAATCTATAATtacattttcttttcatttatgtttttagttCTTCAATTCCCTTTTGTTCCCTTTCTTGTTACATGAAATCTAAGCAGTTAAGATCGTTTCATGGGTAAATTCTCTGACTGTAGGCAGTCCATGGCATCATGTTTTTAAATGGCTAGATATGATGCTTTTGCTTATCTTGAGTTCTGGTCCCTGAATGCTGTATGCATTGTGACTTGTGAGCATTTAAacgtaattttaaaattttaaatatattcttTAAAATTGTTGTTGTACTTGTTATGATCCAGGTTGACCTTCTTGAGCCTGTTGAACATTTTTTAGATGCTGCTCGTATAAATTTGGCGCCAGATAATTTGATGGTTACAGAGGAGCACAGAGCTGTCAACTTTTTTGGAGTTCCACTTCAGGTAGAATGTTTCTGTGTATTATTGTGTAAAATCTAGTTATCTGTCATCATCTGCAAAAGGTGTTGAAGTTGGTACTCTGTTAATATTAGTTTCCCTCTTGGCCATGTTGACCATTTTAGTAGAAATGAAGGAAAAAAAAGTTCACATTTTTATTCAAAGTGGTATCATTTGATTGGGGAATGTTGTTTTAATGTAATTTTATCTAGTCAGGTTGTTTAAATAAATGAATGAACGTGATTGGTAACTTGATAACTAGGCCATTCCTAGGTTCCTTTTTTTATAATCTTCTCGATTCGTAGTATCTCACCCAAAGTATACCAGCtgaatcaaattaattaaaaatgacAGTGTGAGTAAGGATATTTCCCATGAGGAGGTGCGTATTTATGGTGCTAAGAATTggaaacaataaaattaaaatgtggagattttttaaaatttataccaAGGACAAGCAGACAAGGAAAATAAAATTTGAGTTTAAAAACAGAATTAAATAGCAtgcaaataaaaatttaatttactaACAATCAATGAAAAAAAATCTTGGTTTTCCGTTGACTACATCTTTGGAATATATTAGCTCAACCATTGCATctcttaaaattaataaatgtttgaatattcgtcattgaaatttaatttctatCTTACCCTCTATTTAGTTAAACAGAAACAAGGTTCTAGTTTAAATcttttcaattaattaactcaaAAGCAATCGATTAAGGTTAAGTCAAAGATAACACCAAAATCTAGTGAGAATGATGAatctaaggtagtgtttgcaacctctaaaaataagtgattatggagattctCTTCACAAATTTGTGAAGagaatctccataatcacttatttttagaggttgcaaacactaccttttgtgaagagaatctccataatcacttatttttagaggttgcaaacactacctaaataacACAAGAACAAGTTGTTGTATTTAATATACTGAAGATGTCCTtacatattaatatttaataaattcaaaagaagaaaattactaatcatagttgcttcgaaAATTAGGTTGCTCAAACAATTATAGATTTGATATTTAATTTGACATTAGattgcatgaaaaatattatcagTTGATTAAGACTAATAGTCAAGCACACaagcatgaataaaataaacaaacacttgATACTCcaacaaaaattaaacaatatatattattctcaagagaaaataaaattctaaGGTATCATCTTTCCAACCAAGAATTAAAACATAGCCACACAATTTCATATAATCAACTCGAAATTATCAGTGTAATGAGTTCTGAGAGTAAAAGAGAATAAAAGAAAACACGAGAAAGGGCCTCGCCACCAGGAGAGCTAAGAAGTGCCGAAGTCcctcaaaattttatatatctCCTGTTTAtacttctgtttttttttttttcaaaattaattttccttGGGCTCTTGCAAAATTTACAGTCGAGAAGGGGCCAGGATCCTTCTCCCAGTTATTTCCTTTTCCATCATTCCAAGATTTGAAGGATTTGCTGGTACAATTCTGTCTCGTGCACCTTGGTTTGTCTCGCGAATTATGGCAAATTATTTCCTTCTTTTTCTTCACGCATGATCCACTGTACAAGACAAGCACAAGACCATGCATCTGATTTCTTCAAAGGAATTTTACACATGACTTCCCCTTCAATTCATAGCATTATACGTCACTCTTGTTTTGTGCCTTTAATTCACTTTCTATTATTGGACGATCCTAACATTGCATAACGCTTGAGCATTGTTTATATAATGGAGAACTCTTTTTCAACTTGCGACTTGATGCTGATGTACTGAACAAGTCCAAACACGTTTCTTTCTCCGCTGTTTTGTCTGAATTTCATTTCTTTTACCTACGTGCAATCAAAAACCATGATTAGGAAGTATAAAATCAATTTaaacaattcaaattcttcaaatcGTAATCAATTAACACaagaaaatatattaaaatgtaAAGCCATGATTACCCATCTGACTCGCTGATTGTTTTTATTAGCTATATTTCTTGAAGTTATACATTTCAATTTACCAAATCATTTTCAATGTTTTATCTGATATTCAACTTTTAACCTTTGTTTAGGTATTCTAATCGATACATCGTAGTTCATCTAATTGAACATGCTCTTTCTCTCCTTGGCATTCTTATTTAGGAGTTCACCCCGGAAGCAGAAAGGTATGATATCATATGGGTGCAGTGGTGTATTGGACATCTTTCAGATGACGACTTTGTGTCATTTTTTAAAAGAGCAGCGGTAAGAAGATTCTGTCTATTTAAAGTAGCATTGTAGATAGAGAAAGATTCCTACAGTTTCAACATTCTTGCATATCTGATCTTTTTTTCCTCTAAGATCAGATTTAATCTTGTCCATGTGGGCATACATTCGATGAGTGTCAGAATCATGTAAATAATTATCATCTCTGTACGgttctattttatttaatatggTTCTATGATAATTTTACTAATCATTTTGGATGTTTTGGACCTGTAATGTAGCTTCTGTAGTAGCTAGAGTTGGTGTGGAACTCTGTAGTGAATCTGTTGTTAGTCCATAAATCTTGGACAGCAGGGAAGATCCCTGTTAGTTTCTAAAATAAGATAATGTTGCAATTTTCAGCTATCTGAAGGAAatttttgaaagtaaacaaGATTTATTGTCATCAAAAGTATAAAAGACTAaatcaaacatatatattttgACATTCAAATCTCGTGGAGCTCGGAATATTGTGATTTTGTAAGAAATTTAATGTGTGGTGTGGACATATTTCCTTGATAGTTTATGCTTTCATTGAGCTCATCATGATTCTTGGTATATCCTCTCTCATAGGTTGGTCTAAAACCTGGTGGACTTTTTGTTATGAAGGAGAACATTGCTAGAAGTGGTAATAAATCTTTTCTCCCTTCAATCCATGTACTTTCCCGAATGATGCACGTGTTAGTCATGTTCTCCATGGTTTGAGATAGAGTAATTGTCGTTTCTCACtttcattaaaattttcaaggttTTGTTTTGGATAAAGAAGACAAGAGTGTCACCAGATCGCATATATATTTCAAGCAGCTGTTCAAGCAGTGTGGACTGAATATACACAGAATGAAGGTATGTTGCCATATCCTAGTTTTGTAATATGGTAGAAAGAGCTAGCACTCTTGAATGCTCGATAGTTGATACCTTACATATTGTTTTGACGCATATCAATTTGGTTTTCAATTTTTCCCAGGATCAAAAGGGATTCCCAGCCGGATTGTTCCCTGTAAAGATGTATGCATTGACATGTGAATCTTCTCTGAGAGCCAGCATGCCAAGATCTGCAAAGAAGCTACCCAATAGACCTGGAATCATCAAATGATTATCAACTATCAAATTCTGTATTATTTTTGGTAAAGCAATAGCTATTCGTGAGGTT
Proteins encoded:
- the LOC140880141 gene encoding alpha N-terminal protein methyltransferase 1 isoform X1, producing MPLTSSSAYNGLHIIRISHRPPIHLNFSRRLLKESVCLDMDGGGIDSDGREFKNPQEMWREEVGESDPLKKAQWYSQGVGYWQGVEATMDGVMGGYANINEPDIEASESFLNALLSERFPNAGRGVRLVALDCGAGIGRISKNLLIRYFKEVDLLEPVEHFLDAARINLAPDNLMVTEEHRAVNFFGVPLQEFTPEAERYDIIWVQWCIGHLSDDDFVSFFKRAAVGLKPGGLFVMKENIARSGFVLDKEDKSVTRSHIYFKQLFKQCGLNIHRMKDQKGFPAGLFPVKMYALTCESSLRASMPRSAKKLPNRPGIIK
- the LOC140880141 gene encoding alpha N-terminal protein methyltransferase 1 isoform X2; this encodes MPLTSSSAYNGLHIIRISHRPPIHLNFSRRLLKESVCLDMDGGGIDSDGREFKNPQEMWREEVGESDPLKKAQWYSQGVGYWQGVEATMDGVMGGYANINEPDIEASESFLNALLSERFPNAGRDCGAGIGRISKNLLIRYFKEVDLLEPVEHFLDAARINLAPDNLMVTEEHRAVNFFGVPLQEFTPEAERYDIIWVQWCIGHLSDDDFVSFFKRAAVGLKPGGLFVMKENIARSGFVLDKEDKSVTRSHIYFKQLFKQCGLNIHRMKDQKGFPAGLFPVKMYALTCESSLRASMPRSAKKLPNRPGIIK